GCTGTCAGCATCAAGAAACTTTTTGCCTCGAATCCTATGCCACATAAATTTTGCCATTGGGTACTTGCTCCAGTACGTAAGCACATTGTACGTAGAGAGATCAGACAGTAGAAAGATAATCTGTAGAATAAGTAGAGAAGTTGTTACAAGGTATCCGGAGAAAACTGGGATGAAAATCTGACTATGAATGTCCAGCTCCTCGCATATAGCATCAGGATTTCTGTCTTGCACAAGTCTGAAATACCATAGGATTATTTTTACATTGCACTCAAAGAAATAGGGGACTGTAAGAATAACAGCATACAAAAGCCCAATCGATCCATAGAGAAGGCCTATAAAGAAGTGAGAATAGTTATGTAATCCTGCACAACAGCCGGTGAATGGACAATGGTGGTCGATTAGTGGAACAGCACAATCACAAATGGAACAATAGTGAATATCTTTAGGGTGCCAATCAAGACCATTAGTAGGCTCTGTGGGAGCTCGATTTTTATCATGATCAGAGGACTCCTGTAAAACTTGCAAACTGGTATCTTTTGTTGATAATGAAGAGGATGGTTTCGATTGTTTATACTCTTCTTTTCGTCCGGGATGAATGCACACAACATGGTAGTAGTTGCCAACCATGTTGAACCAGAGCCAGAGGGCAAATATTAGGTGTAGCCACCCAGTGAAAGAGTGCAACGGATCTGGTACCGTCACTGGCAGGTAGACAAAGATGTGGTAACTGATTCCAATGCAGAAGAtcatgcccacacacacaaagagaATATAGTGGACAAAGTTGCCAGCAGCTCGAGAAATCTTCCAGTGAGGAACAAAGAAACGGAGGAGGTCTATCGCTATCGGAACTTGGACAACCGCCACTAAAAATATTGTGGTGTAAACAAACCAGGAGGATGAGGGAAGCATCTCAAATCTCAAATCTGTACAAATATTAGACTACGTAAAAGTCTTGTCATGTTCACAAGATCTATTGTGTCAACATTCAAACTACAGCTACAGTAAAAGAACCATTATGATAGAGTAAACTACTTAACTGACACTGTCTATGATTGTATAGATAATAATATGTTTAgaaaaattatagctatagcttacTCTTGCATGTATAGTTTCTTACAagatgtttttgctgagagtaatcagaagctaattacttgagctgcaccgcgcctgtcggacctcctctggtttcttaCCATAAGATTATGCCATGCCAGACTCAGAGCCAGACTGATACACAATTAATTGAACAGTTCAGGTCAAAGTACATTAATGGGTGAATGCAGACACAATAGAATCCAAACTTGATAAAATAACTTAACAAAAGAAAACtgttacactgcatgtactacaCAAGATGAAATAGAATGAGAGTTTCCAACTGGAATTAGATAATGAAACCACCGTCGACGCTGACTCAGAATCAGAATGTTTAATCTGGAATCGGGATGAAGAAATTTCCTTCCACGCATTCGGTGTCCAATAAAAGATAGCATAGGTACTTTTGCAGCATTCTTTAACACATTATATGTTGAGACATCTCCAAAGAGTAGTATGTTCTGTGCAACAAACATCATGCCcaccagccagagtgcaattATAACTGGGATGAATACACGACTCTGAGTTCCAATCCAATCGCAAATGTCCGTTTCCAAGTTTGTGTGGTCGATAATACCGAGATACGACAGTAAATATTTTATGTCACATTTCCAAAAATACGGAGCAGTCAGTATAAAAGCATAAATTCCCGCCATGAGTCCGTAAGAAATTCCGATATAGAAATATGAATAGTTGTTGACGCCAAAACAGGTTCCAATGTACGGACAATGATGATCTAAGTAAGCCACTCGATAGTGACATATCTTACAATAATTTCCACGGCCTGGATACCATTGCATACCGTTACTAGGAATATTACTTTGACTAGTTCCATTTGTATCATTCTTTAACTGATCTCCACTTCGATTTCGAACATCTGAGGTAGTTACTTggttgctattattgctagtgCAGCTGTTATACTTCTGCCAATTCTCGCCTTCTTTGTCAGGTGACTTATCGACTCCAGGGTGTGTCAAAAGCGCCCGATAGTAATTGACCGTAATATTTATCGCTATCCAAATGATAAAGACAATATGGAGTATTCCAGACACTGTATGAAATGGGTCAGGTTCGTAGAGGGGCAGAAACACACAGAGCAGTTGCCATAGCGCTGTGAAGCCAACAGTGGGAGCAGCAACTATCAGGATGTAACGAGACCAGTAGCCAACTCTTGAGAGCTTCGAATCGGGACAGGCAAAGCGAAGGACATCAATAAATAGAGGAGTGTGTGcaatcaccaccaccacaccaTACACGTACCAGAACATGACTTGACAGATTCTACCTAGGAATCAACGAATCAAACTTTGTGATCGAATGTTTGGTGCAAGACAAAAATTCTCACCTGTCACAATGGCTTGCTCAGGACCAGCAGAGTGTGATGTATTCCTACTTTGCTTACAGATTTATCTCAGCAAAGAGTGGCCTGATCAATGCCCATATGGCATATGGAGGTACGCACTGATTCTATTTAATGCACATTTATTTCGTTGAATTGGAGGTAAATTTCAAACTTGAAAAGCAAAATGGCGTACTCAACACAGGAGATATCTGAGAATGTGAAGCAAGCCAGGGAGAATGCACTGGTTGGCAACTATGATGAGTCCCATGTCTGCTACGCTGGAGCCATTGAGGCCGTAAAAAAGATGTTCAAGACCACACCTGACCTTGACATGAAACAAAAGTGGAaacaggtacatgtagatctactgtactTTTTCGAAATATCAATTaggcacccccccccccccccccaattaCCTTTGTGAGATTACTGTAGTATCTATTTTAGAGAAATGTCCAAGTTGCAGAAGGGCGTGGGCTTTCAGTGGGGTTTTTTTTTTCTGAAAATAGGCCTGTGTTTGGAGCTCTAAACTTGACAGATTGAGCTTGAGTTAGAAATGTCTAATTTtaattatggtgtgcttaCATACATCACAATTGCTTCCCGCTCTTTGCTTCAGTATTCAGGACAGTgaattttattttattatcaCTAAAATAGAAGCACCTTTCTGCCACTTAGCGTATAAATTTGGGTACACTTAGTATACATTACTTTTtgtaattaccgtatatcttctaatttatcggacacttctaattaccccggacactcttttgggcaattttcgttgttctaatacaacggacactccagtgttTTAATATTATAAATATCCatacaataccttgaaaagttgagttacattcatagacggcaagtaagacgtgctgcagttagatagctttaagtagctagttttagatagctagtgcaactattcagtcgtaccctgttctattaaacttagctagctcgcatgcagctgcatgcttgttctaattattccagacactttgcatgctctataaaaatctgttccaattatacccggacaatttccaaaataattattttttgctgtccgataaattagaagataccgtatagcgcgaaattttcgaggggcttaattttcgcggatttcgtgggttggaattctacacgaaaattaagtccacgaaaagtgttcgttaataagaattacctgctacatgcaaatatttaaaggcgtggcttccggtaaacagtcattccgcgaacattgtgcaacgaaatggcttttagaggccaatccacgaaatataagtgcctcgaaaatttcgcgctatacggtatacggtaCTTTTGTGTAGGGCACTGTATAATAGACCAAAAGGATAGAAGGAATAACACTGATATCACCTCACCTCTCTCTCCCTACAGTGTCTGAGCATGCTGACTGATGAGCTAGAGCTGGTCAAATCTCTTACGTCTACACTGGGAAGTTTCAAAGAGGAACCTGGTGTTGCTGCCGGTGGAGGAGGGCGGGGCTCAGAGCCATCACATGACAAGGACGTCTGGCAACCACCCGCACCACAGGAACCAAGGTGGGCAATGTGTTCCTGTAACAAGTCTAGAGTGTCAAATTTCAATATGTCGCTCTCATCATAAAGCTATCTAATAGTGTGCCTCTATCTGACCAGGCTCCTCTATGAAGCCAACACCCTATCTGCTTTTAGTAGTCCTAAAATGGACTCTactttgtacatgtgtaagCCGCAGTAAATTTATTAGCTCTTTTGCTTTTTTTACGTTCTTCTCAGCCGTCCCCAGAGAGGTGGTAGACCCCCTCGGCAACCAGTGGGTGGAGCCAGGAAGCCTGTGTCTCAAAGCGGTGCTGCACCCAAGAATTCAAAGGTCATAGATAGTCGTTCCAGAGGAGGTGGGGCAGGGGCCGGACGGAGGAACGTGTCAGCAGCAGGGGGAGGGGCCAAGAAGGGAGCTCCTCAGTCCAAAAAGGACAAAGTGAGAGAaaagcattattataatttgaAAATATAGGCTCCTTATAGACCATAATGTGCCTACATGCTGCGTACATATAATAGTATAAGTGTCGCTTGTTTCTACGtatttaatatacatgtactcctgaCTGTACAACTGTGTACATGTTCCTCTTGTTCCAAACTCCCAGAGTGATGCTGATGACAAGCCGGTGAGTCATGATGATAAGGAGATGAAGCCTCGGTTTGAATCTGCTGGGTATGACAAGGATCTGGTGGAGGCTCTAGAGAGAGACATTATTCAAACCAATCCCAATGTCAAATGGTGGGTCTCGAAATCTTGTGCAGCTTGTACTGTGTGCTATAAGCCCTTGGTACTACTCAGTCACTGCTTATAGGAATTGTATTGATGTATCTGTACGTGTGTTCTATTGCAAAGTGCTACTGTAGGTGTAGTCTGTATGTATGTTAGTTCACAGCGAGGTATCATAGAAGATCCCTGTGTAACCACACTGTCTGCTCCCTTGCAGGGAGGACATAGCTGGTCTAAAGGAGGCCAAGAGGTTGCTAGAAGAAGCCGTGGTCCTGCCTCTATGGATGCCAGACTACTTCACGGGAATCAGACGACCATGGAAGGTGAGGATAATGTAACTGTACGTGTGTACTCTCTGTTGTTGAATCACAGTTGTCTATTGTGTGAATGGTTTTCAtaagtagtacatgtacactgttggATTCTGCGGATGCGGTGACCCCaagttacatgtactatacagaATTCTTTGGCCAATGTTTGTTTGTACAGCTCAATTAGTAGGTGTACAATGTATGGTACTTGTTTTAGTGTGATGATCCTTGCCTATTTTATAGTTGATGTATAGTTATGCAcgtatcccccccccccacacacacacacacacacactgcacccAGGGTGTTCTAATGGTGGGTCCCCCTGGTACTGGCAAGACTCTGCTGGCTAAGGCCGTGGCCACCGAGTGTGGAACAACATTCTTCAATGTCACCTCCTCTACTCTCACCTCGAAGTATCGTGGGGAGTCAGAGAAACTCGTCAGATTGCTTTTTGAGATGGTAAGTACTGACTACTGAGTCGTGTAATCTCAACCGTTCAGTATACTATTGCTAGTGTACGATACTAATATCTCTGTGTCATTGTAAACTAGGCCCCACTAGTACATGCAGTTAAATCACTGTACCCCTCCCACAGGCCTGCTTCACTAGTACATGCAGTTAAATCACTGTACCCCTCCCACAGGCCCGCTTCTATGCTCCTAGCACAATCTTCATTGATGAGATAGACTCCCTGGGTAGTAAGAGAGGCAGTGACAGTGAACACGAGGCAAGTAGGAGAGTCAAGTCCGAGCTACTCGTGCAGATGGACGGTGGGTGGTGtgactggtgtgtgtgtgtggtgtgactGATGTGactagtttgtgtgtgtgagggaggggcAGTGTTGTAGTAACAATCTTACACACTGGCTAAGAGTTTCTAAGAACTAAAACTGGCTAAGAGCCCACCATTAGAGTTTTATGTTTCATGCATCTACATGCAATTTTCAAGGCTCTTCAGAGCTCTCAATAGAACCTCATTGTACAATATCTCTGTCAATTAATTTAGTGTTTTACACGTATGGACAGGCCAGATCCCATTTAAGTTTCGTGCACACGTTTGTTTCCCTCTCGTAGGTGTTGGTGGAGCAGTGGGCGGTGATGACAGCTCTAAGATGGTCATTGTGTTGGCTGCCACTAACTTCCCCTGGGACATCGACGAGGCTCTCAGGAGACGACTGGAGAAACGCATCTACATTCCTCTGCCTAGTCGTAAGTCAGAGGATGTTAGGTAAACTAGCTATCTACATGTGCAagctacttataattattctatgaATGAATAATTCAGAATCAGCATAAGTATAACATTTTCTAAGCCAATCAACCGTATCATTTGAAAACAAGTAATTATAGGTTCCATTttactcacccccccccccccccctcccttaGTTCAGGGTCGCCAGGCCCTGCTGGACATCAACCTGAAGGAGGTGAAACTGGCAGGGGATGTGAACACTGAAGAGATAGGCAAGCTCTGTGAGGGGTACAGTGGGGCTGACATCACCAATGTCTGCAGGTCAGTAAAGCTTTCTTGATACAGTGCTGTATCTTTGAAACGACTTTGTGGCACATGTATAGCTACTGTATAATTGCTCTTATCATACATGCCAAGAGTTCAGTTTACAGTTTGTCCACTTATAATCAAACCTGATCTGTCCTTTTAAATCCTTAAAACATTTGTAGTAATTCCTTAAAATTAATCATACGTACTTATTGCTTTGTCCACTCGACTCCCAGAGATGCTTCCATGATGGCAATGCGTCGGCTCATTGAGGGCAAGACTCCTGATGAGATCAAGAACTTAGCCAAGGAGCAGTTGGAACTGCCCACCACCAACGAAGATTTCCACACCGCTCTCAAGAAATGCTCAAAGTCTGTCTCCGCTAGTGACTTGGAGAAATATGTCACATGGATGAATGAGTTTGGATCTGTGTAGCTATAGAGTCCTGAGGCTGTGTTGTGACTTGACTTGACTCTATGCACGTTGCCTttagtgtgtttgtgcaaTTTATATACTGTAGTGTAGATCTACACTGTTTTTGTTTCAGTCTTGAAGTTGTGATGTTGGATGTAGTGTACACTAGGGactaggccttgcccaattatgctagcataattttgagactaataggtgtggtggagcattgagcattatgcCAGCCTAATAGGCAAAAAATATTAGCCTATTAGGCAATTTTACCAAATTTTGGTAGAAAGTGTATGATGATTTTATAGAAGCACTAAGCCTCAATGAGCTCCTGCTAATACTGAGTATAATAGTATGGAAGGTGCTCTAGATCAGTTAACTCTTTTCTAAGATTTCTttcaccaataattatagttccttAGAAGATTATGTAGAAGCGTCTGtgatgttgcagtataattctcGTTGATGATTTTTATTGAGACTAATGCCATGGGTAATAATTAAAGACTAATTGGTAAGAACAAGAGTGCACTCTTGGTAAGAATTTAAGACTAATAGGTACAAATGCATGAGACTTGGAGACTAGACTAATAATTAGTCTAGTCTCCAAGTCTCATGCATTTGTACCTAAATTCTTACCAAGAGTGCACTCTTGTTCTCTTTTATAGGcaaaattttgagcataattgggcaaggcctactATACTAGGGACCTTCCTGGGGAAGTCCCACATAACTGTACTTCTCACTGTTCTTGCCTCGTGAGTATAGTAGCAAATAGTCTGAAAATAATATGGCTAGTCAAATGATGGCTAGTTATAAAGCTCCATCAAGCAGAAGCTCCCAGAAAACAGATGATCTCGCATGGTCATACCCATCTTACATACCTCTACCTGGTCGCATTGATTTAGACATAGATCTAATTCAGGCACAACCAGCTGCTGGTAGTGACAGTGACAAAGCCTGTGATAAAGTTCCACTCCAAAAGGTAAACAATAGATCTAATTGTATTCCATTCTACCATGATACCAGCAGATAATTGGGCCCAGTTACCATTGACAATtttaatatagatctactgcGAATGTTTgggctatagctagctagctgggaCTGTCTGCACtcccaaataattatttcaaaaaAGCCGTAGACTCTATATAGATTATATTTTAATTGTGGTTCATCTATACCGATATTTTGCTGTTGAAAAACCTTTACGAATAAactaaatcagcagaaaattgaccctttgcgatctaagcATTGCATTCTGCAAGGATTGTCTGTATTTCGATCTACCAgacgaatgctagatagggctgaaACCCGTCCCCCCCTTTTATGGCTGaggacgggcacgcccatctatacTAATTTAGGCTTTATTGTTACAAATtgatagcctcgttcccaggccttactttttcttgctgttgttgTCATTGTTTATCCATAAAtcactagtgctagtgaggcagcaaagaaagaaatgggcgtacagttaagaaaaagtaaggcctggtttgggaaatcgcgtgatccacaaggatttttatgaacgtgggcgatatgtagcccacaatcgtgacgtaaggtattctcccacgcattcagagttaataagactgtactgcatgagacaaccaccaagctgtgatgcaagtcagatcagagaaccagcgtggccagctctggtggcagtagctacctgctatatgataatgatgactaagctattcttgatctatactagcatgtagaaagacacaagaaaaggtaatagtctgatagaatctgaacacacaatctagactagtagatcatctagctaagcctaaggtatatagctagctatagtgcttgcaaacttccagttccaagtccatgtccagcttgctgcaggcaaagttttattagtcatagatatctgcgtgggcagtccaacatctctagttcagcatgcccacgctcattttcacccttctaccctcacgcgacttcccgatacaggctctcctttttcctaactctacgtctatttctttctttattcctccaattaataccgtattttatctcattgaacgattaaggcagtattttatcttaagGTCTCGTAAAACCATACAAACATTCCTTGATGAACCTAGCTGGCTGGGAGACATGCTTATAAGGATTTAATTTGTGTtataatattttgctggtgaaaaacctttgtgaatgtaccaaatcagcagaaaagttgaccctttgcgatctaactatctaactgttctggcaaggatcgtgtgtatttactaggt
This genomic stretch from Halichondria panicea chromosome 16, odHalPani1.1, whole genome shotgun sequence harbors:
- the LOC135349745 gene encoding putative ZDHHC-type palmitoyltransferase 8, with amino-acid sequence MFWYVYGVVVVIAHTPLFIDVLRFACPDSKLSRVGYWSRYILIVAAPTVGFTALWQLLCVFLPLYEPDPFHTVSGILHIVFIIWIAINITVNYYRALLTHPGVDKSPDKEGENWQKYNSCTSNNSNQVTTSDVRNRSGDQLKNDTNGTSQSNIPSNGMQWYPGRGNYCKICHYRVAYLDHHCPYIGTCFGVNNYSYFYIGISYGLMAGIYAFILTAPYFWKCDIKYLLSYLGIIDHTNLETDICDWIGTQSRVFIPVIIALWLVGMMFVAQNILLFGDVSTYNVLKNAAKVPMLSFIGHRMRGRKFLHPDSRLNILILSQRRRWFHYLIPVGNSHSISSCVVHAV
- the LOC135349744 gene encoding katanin p60 ATPase-containing subunit A1-like yields the protein MAYSTQEISENVKQARENALVGNYDESHVCYAGAIEAVKKMFKTTPDLDMKQKWKQCLSMLTDELELVKSLTSTLGSFKEEPGVAAGGGGRGSEPSHDKDVWQPPAPQEPSRPQRGGRPPRQPVGGARKPVSQSGAAPKNSKVIDSRSRGGGAGAGRRNVSAAGGGAKKGAPQSKKDKSDADDKPVSHDDKEMKPRFESAGYDKDLVEALERDIIQTNPNVKWEDIAGLKEAKRLLEEAVVLPLWMPDYFTGIRRPWKGVLMVGPPGTGKTLLAKAVATECGTTFFNVTSSTLTSKYRGESEKLVRLLFEMARFYAPSTIFIDEIDSLGSKRGSDSEHEASRRVKSELLVQMDGVGGAVGGDDSSKMVIVLAATNFPWDIDEALRRRLEKRIYIPLPSLQGRQALLDINLKEVKLAGDVNTEEIGKLCEGYSGADITNVCRDASMMAMRRLIEGKTPDEIKNLAKEQLELPTTNEDFHTALKKCSKSVSASDLEKYVTWMNEFGSV